The nucleotide window ACCGCAGGGCAATTCAGTCTGCCGGTTAAGGAAGGAACTTACTTATGGACAAATCAAAAGCGCTGGATATGGCTATGGCGCAGATTGAAAAGCAGTTCGGACGCGGTTCCATCATCCGTCTGGGTGAAAAGCCGCGCTTTGATGTAAGTGTTATTTCCACCGGCGCGATTGCGCTTGATATGGCGCTCGGGGCCGGTGGAATCCCGCGCGGCAGGATCACTGAGATATACGGTCAGGAATCCTCCGGCAAGACGACCCTCGCCTATCACGTGATAGCCGAGGCTCAGAAAGCCGGCGGCACTGCCGCGTTTGTAGACGCAGAACACTCGGTTGACGCCGATTATGCGCGCCAACTCGGTGTGGATGTAGATGCGCTGCTGGTCTCGCAGCCCTCGACCGGTGAAGAGGCTCTGGAGATCATGGACGCGCTTATCAGAAGTGGGGCTGTTGATATAGTAGTGCTCGACTCAGTTGCCGCTCTGGTCCCAAAATCTGAGATCGAGGGCGATATGGGCGACTCGCATATGGGCCTGCAGGCCAGGCTCATGTCCCAGGCTCTGAGAAAAATCGGCGGATCGGTCTCCAAGTCGAACACTGCCGCGATCTTCATTAACCAGATCCGCGAGAAGATCGGGGTCATGTTCGGCAATCCCGAGACCACACCCGGAGGCCGCGCGCTCAAGTTCTGGTCCAGCGTCAGGCTCGAAGTCAGACGAATCGAGACGCTTAAAGTGAGCGGCGAGGCTGTGGGGAATCGTGTGAAGGTCAAGGTAGCCAAGAACAAAGTAGGGCCGCCTTTCAAGGATGCTGAGTTCGACATCATGTTCGGCAAAGGCATCTCCAAGAGCGGGAGTATTCTCGACCTGGCGACAGATATGGGCTTTGTGACCAAGACCGGCACGTGGTTCACTTGCGGCGAGACACGTCTTGGCCAGGGCAGAGAGAACGCAAAGGCCTATCTTGAGGACAATCCGGAACTCATGGCCGATCTCGAATCCCAGATTCGTAAAGCGAATGAAGATGATGAGGCCGAGCCTGAAAAAACGGAGACAGCGGCCGCCGAGTAGTGAGCAACTCACAACAATTAACTCGGAACTCATAACAATATAATGGGCAAAATCACGGCAATAGAGCCGCAAAAAAGACGCGGTTATAGAAGATCGATATTTGTGGACGGTGAGTTTCTCGTCGGCACTCATGAAGATATCATAGTCGCGCTCGGCCTTGGAGTCGGCCAGTCGTTTGATGATGATCGATTAGTCGAAATCCTTAAGGCTGAAGAGATAAGAAAGGCCCGGGAGAGCGCATTTAGGCTCCTGGGATATCGGGACAGATCAGTCTCGGAGATAAGAAAACGCCTTATCGGGAGCGATTTTCCCGAAGATACCGTAGAAGAAGTAATAAAACAACTATCCGGCTGCGGTCTGTTGAACGATGAGAAGTTCAGTCGGGGCTGGGTAAACTCGCGAACGGCTGCAAAGCCGATGGGCAGGACCAGACTTGCGTGGGAACTGCGGTCAAAGGGCATTGACGCATCGACCGTAGAGGAAGCGCTTGATAGTCTGGACGAAGACGCCGAGTTTCAACTGGCGCTTTCGGTCGCCCAAAAGAAGATCGGCAAGTCCGATGGTTTCGATCCTGATTCAAAGAAGAGGCTGGGCTCCTTTCTTGCCAGAAGAGGGTTCGGCTGGGAAGTTATAAACAGAGTATTTGAAGAGCTTTTACACGAATAGTTCGAGAGGAAGAGTCGAGGATATTATCCTTCCCCAAACGGGGAGTTATTACTGGTCAGATAATAATTCGCTCAACCTCACATCCCATCAATTCGAGGAGGTGAGGGCGTTA belongs to Armatimonadota bacterium and includes:
- the recA gene encoding recombinase RecA — encoded protein: MDKSKALDMAMAQIEKQFGRGSIIRLGEKPRFDVSVISTGAIALDMALGAGGIPRGRITEIYGQESSGKTTLAYHVIAEAQKAGGTAAFVDAEHSVDADYARQLGVDVDALLVSQPSTGEEALEIMDALIRSGAVDIVVLDSVAALVPKSEIEGDMGDSHMGLQARLMSQALRKIGGSVSKSNTAAIFINQIREKIGVMFGNPETTPGGRALKFWSSVRLEVRRIETLKVSGEAVGNRVKVKVAKNKVGPPFKDAEFDIMFGKGISKSGSILDLATDMGFVTKTGTWFTCGETRLGQGRENAKAYLEDNPELMADLESQIRKANEDDEAEPEKTETAAAE
- a CDS encoding regulatory protein RecX; protein product: MGKITAIEPQKRRGYRRSIFVDGEFLVGTHEDIIVALGLGVGQSFDDDRLVEILKAEEIRKARESAFRLLGYRDRSVSEIRKRLIGSDFPEDTVEEVIKQLSGCGLLNDEKFSRGWVNSRTAAKPMGRTRLAWELRSKGIDASTVEEALDSLDEDAEFQLALSVAQKKIGKSDGFDPDSKKRLGSFLARRGFGWEVINRVFEELLHE